The Usitatibacter rugosus genome segment CAATCGCGAGCCTGGGGCGCCCACGCGGTGGCGAAGTCGCGCGATTGGCGCTGGAACTCGGACGTCTCATCCCCGCCGGCACACACGAAGAGCGGCGCCTGGATGGTGCGCTCGACGTCCATCATGCCGACGCTGCGCGCCTCGGCGTCGTCGAGGCGAAGGTCGGCGTTCGCGCTGTAGTGCGGCAACGGGGTCAGGTCGTAGACGCCGCTGATCGGCACGCCACCGATCACGCGCTTCGGGTCGAACGCCAGCTTCTTCGAAGCGAAGATCGCCGCGGCGAGGTGGCCGCCGGCCGAATGTCCGCTCACCACTACGCGGTCCTTCGCGATGCCCTGCGCGAAGAGCCAGTTGGTGGCCGCCACCACGTCGTCGATGATGTCGGCGATTCGCACCTCGGGGCAAAGCCGGTAGCCGATGTTCGCGACACCCAGGCCCGAGGCGACGAACGGCGGCGCGATCCACGCGTGCGAGTCCTTGTGCAGGGCGCGCCAATAGCCACCGTGGATGAAGACGAGCAGGCCGCGCTCGTTCCTGGCGGGAAAGTAGTCGATGCGATGCCGCGCGTGCGGGCCGTAGGCCAGGTCGAGCCGGCCTTCCAGCGTCTTGCGGGCGTAGTCGGAATCGCGGTCCCAGCGCGCGAAGTACTTCGGATGGTCCGGGACGGCCTGGCGGTTGTTGTACTCGCGTTCGATCTGCTCGGGGGTCATGCCCCGCAGTTTACCGCCGGATCGTGGCGGCGATCTCCGCGGCCATGCGCGCGAGCGCTCGGCTGTGCGCCGCGGCGATGCCGGCCGCGTCGCGCGAGGGCAGCGGCTCCGTGACCGCCGTGCGCCCGGACTTGCGCGCGCCCGCCGAAGCGTTCGCGCCCGTGGGCGTTACGGTCCACATGGCTTCCAGCGTGGCGCCCGCGTCCAACGACGAATCGAAACGCTGCACGTCGACGGTCACGGCGAAGTCCGGGGCGTACGGGCCGAAGCGGCCCGAGGTGACGCGACTCGTCCCGAGCTCCGCGCGAAGGTCTTCCGCCAGCACGCGCGGGATGGCCGCTTTCAGGGGCTCGACCCACCGGTTCGCATCGTCGATCTCGACACGGTTGGGGCCGGTACGAATCACCATGGCGTTGCGGTCGACGGCTTCCGGAACGGTGGCGACGCCTACGTGGATGGCAGGGCCGGAGCTGGTCGCGGGCGACGGTGCGTTGCCCGGCGCGGCCGAGAGGTTGAAGTAGCTCTCCTTCACCGCCGAGCCGCCGAAGCAGCCGGAGAGCACGAGGGGAGCGACCAGCAGCGTGAGTGCGCGCTTCATTTCGACTCCGTCCGCTTGCCGCGGATCAGCGATTCGGGATGGCGTTCGAGGTAGTCCGTGAGTTGGCGCACCGAGTCCGCGGCGCGACGCACTTCGTCCAGGGCGCCGCGGAGGTCGCCTCCGATCGGGGAATCCGACGACAGCGTCTGCTCCGCGGTACCGAGCGTCTTGCGGGCGGACTCGAGCGTCATGCGCAGCTCCGGCGCGACTTCGTTGGAGAGCTTCGCCATCACCGCGTCGGCATTCTTGAGCGAGGTCTGCAGTGCCGCCATCGAGGCGCGCAGGTCCGCCGCGATCTTGTCGAAGGGCACCTTCTCGAGGTTCGCGGCGATCGCGGCGACCGAGTCCTGCAGCTCGCCGGGCCCGCCGCCCATCACCGGGATCTCGGGCGGGGTCTTCGTGAAGTCGACCGTGGCCTTCGGTGCCTGCGGGAAGAACTCGAGGTTCACGTAGAGCGCGCCCGTCAGCAGGTTGGAGCTCTTCAGCTGCGCGCGCATGCCGCGATCGACGAAGCGGCCGATGCGCTGCTGGGGCGTGAGGTTCGGGAGCGGTGCACGCGCGGGATCGCGGAAGCGCGAGCGCAGCCGCTCGGGGTAGAGGTCGATCTCCACCAGCATGAGGAAGCGCGACTGCTGCGACTCGAAGTCGAGGTCGATGCGCTTCACCTCGCCCACGGTGATGCCGCGGAAGTCGACCGGCGAGCCCACCTGCAGGCCCTTCACCGATTTCGTGAAGCGCACGACGAACTTCTCGACCACCGTCTCGCGCGGCGCCATCGCCTTGGTGCGGTTGTCGAAGAGCCAGTACTCCGCCTTCGCCGCCGCCTCGGGACGCGTCACGGATTCGGTCGGCGTCTCGAACGCGATGCCGCCCAGCAGCACCGTGATCAGCGACTGCACCTGCACGCGCACGCCGTTGGAGTCGAGCGAAAGCTCCGCGCCGCTCGCGTTCCAGAAGCGCGTGTCGTCGTTCACGAGCTTGTCGTAGGGCGCCTCGACGAAAATGCCGACGCGCACCTCCTCGCCGTGGCCCGGAACTTCGGTCGAGACGACCTTGCCCACCACGACGCCGCGGAAGTAGATCGGCGAGTTGATGTCGAGCGATCCGAGGTCGTCGGTACGGACCGTGAAGATGCGCCCCGCTTGATCCGCGACCAGCACGGGCGGCGTCTCGAGGCCGACGAACTCCTTCTTCGAGGACTTCGAGGTTCCCGGCTCGGCACCGATGTACGAGCCGGCGAGCAACGTGCCCAGGCCCGAGACCTGTCCGCCGGCGATGCGCGGGCGCACCACCCAGAACTTCGTGTCCTCGACCAGGAAGAGGCTCGCGGTCTGGCGATCCACCTCGGCGCTCACCACGACGGACTTCCCGTCCTCGGACAGGCGTACCGACTTCACGATGCCGATGTCCACGGCCTTGTGGCGGATGCGTGTCTTCCCGGGCTCGATGCCCTCGGCCGACTTGAAGGTGATCGTCACGTCGGGGCCGCGATTGAGGAAGTGCTCGATCGCGAGCCAGCCGCCGATCAGGAGGGCCAGGACCGGGACGATCCACACCAGTTGCGGCGTGCGCGGCCCGCCCCGCTTGGAGACCGCGCGCGGAATCGCCGACTCACTGCTCGGGATTGCGGGTTCGTTCGTCGTGCCCTCAGCCATTGCGATGCTCCACGGGATCCCACGTAAGCCGCGGGTCGAAGCTCATCGAGGCCAGCATCGTGAGGACCACCACCGCGCAGAAGGCCACCGCGCCCGGTGCGGGCTCGACGGATGCGAATACCTTGAACTGGACCAGCGCCACGAGGACGGCGCCCACGTAGATGTCGACCATCGACCAGCGGCTGATGTAGGCCGTTGCACGGTAGATCATGGCACGCGTGCGAGGTTGCCAGAGGGAACCGCGCTTCGCCATCGCGATGAGCAGGGCCAGCGTCGCGATCTTGAACGCGGGCACGACGATGCTCGCAATGAAGAGGATCCCCGCGAGGAGCTTCGCTTCCGTGCGCCACAGGTGCATCACGCCGCTCATGATCGTGTCGGACTGCGCGACGAAGAGCTGCCCCGTCGTGACCACGGGCACCAGGTTCGCGGGAATGTAGAGCACGGCGGCCGCGGCGAGGAAGGCGGCCGAACGCGTGAGGCTGCTGGGCTTGCGCTCGTGGATCGCGGCACCGCAACGCGAGCAGAAGGCGCGCGCCGTCCCGGGCTCCACGCGCTGGAGTTGCTCACACGTCAGGCAGGACCACAGGCCCTGGTCGGCGGCGAGGGCGGTCACGGCCGGGCTTCCGCCGGTTCGCGATCGGTCGCGCGCGCGGATTCGATCTCCGCCACGCGGCGCCACACCTCGTTCGGTTCATAGGCCTGCATCGCCATCGCACGCAGCAGGACATAGCCGCCCAGCGCATACAGCCCGTTCCCGACCTCGGCCGTGGCGAGCTGCGACAGGCGCGATGTCGCGATGATCGTCGCGAGGAGGTAGACGTCCAGCATCACCCAGGCCCGAACCCATTCGGCACTGCGGAAGGTCACGGCGAGCCACGGCGGCACGGTTCCCAGGCGGAGCGGCAGGAGCATCGCCAGCATCACGACCAGCTCGGCGGCCGGCAGGAGGAGCGCGGAGAAGAGCGTGATCAGGGCGAGGCTCGCCATGCCGTGGTCGCGGAGCGCCGCGATGGTCTGGAAGATGTTGGCCGAGGTCTCGATGCCGTTGGAGTCCAGGCGAATCAGGTCGTGGGCGTTGGCTCCGATGAAAAGCACCGCGGCGCCGGTGAGCAGGGCCAGCGTGCGGTCGAGGCTGGCCGGCTGGAAGCGATGCAGCTCGGCGCCGCACCGGAAGCAATGCGCGGCCGCGCTGCGGCGCAGCTGCGGGATCCGCTGCAGGGCGTCGCATTCCGGGCATGCGGTGAGATCGCGGGTTTGTAATTCCATGACCCCCATTAGTCCGGTGCTAGACTCGGTCGTTCCATGGATGTCCTACATCTTGCCGCTTCGCTGGCCCGCCACAGCGACTCCGCCGACCACTACACGCGTCTCTATCTCACCTCCGCGCACCGCGCGGCGGCGAAAGAATTGCAATCGTGGATGGTAGAAAGCGGCCTGCGTGTGCGCGTCGATTCGGTCGGCAACGTGATCGGCCGCTACGACGGCGCGACGCGGGATGCGAAGACGTTGCTGCTCGGCTCGCATTTCGATTCGGTGAGGAATGGCGGCAAGTACGACGGCGTGCTCGGAATTCTCGTTCCCATGGCCTGCGTGGCGGAGCTGCATCGCCGCGGTGAGCGGTTGCCCTGCGCCATCGAAGTGGCCGCCTTCGCGGACGAGGAGGGCGCTCGCTTCGCGACGGGCTTCCTCTCCAGCCGGGCGATGATCGGCGACTTCGACCGCACGTGGCTCGACCGGCGCGATGCCGATGGCGTTTCCATGCGCGAGGCGATGCGCGACGCGGAGCTCGATCCCGAGGCGGCGGGGTCCGATCCGCTGAACCGCAAGGCGCTCGCGGGCTACCTGGAGTTGCACATCGAGCAGGGGCCGGTGCTCCTGGATGCGGGGCTGGCGCTCGGCGTGGTCACGACGATCTCGGGCGGCAATCGCCACTCGGTGGTGGTGATCGGCGAGGCGGGGCACGCGGGCACGGTGCCGATGCAGCGGCGGCACGACGCACTCACGGCGGCTTCGGAGATGGTGCTGGCGATCGAGCGGCGCTGCGGCGTGACCGTCGAAGGCTCGCGCCTGGTCGGAACCGTCGGCATCCTCAAGGTTGTCGACGGCTCGAGCAACGTGATCCCGGGACGCATCGAGTTCTCGCTCGACATCCGCGCGGGCGACGACGCGACGCGCATCGCCGCCGAGGACGACATCTTCGCGGAGCTCGAGGCGATCGCGAAGCGCCGCGGCGTGCGCGTCGAGATGAAGCGCCACAGCGAGTCGACCGTGATCCGCTGCGCCGACCGGATGCAGGACCTCGTGGCCGCGAGCATCGCCGCCGTGGGTCTCGAGCCGCTGCGGCTACCCAGCGGCGCCGGTCACGACGCGATGATGTTCGCGCGCATCTGCGACGTCGGGATGATGTTCGTGCGCTGCGGCGCGGGCGGCGTAAGCCACAACCCCGCCGAGACCGTGACCGCCGAGGACGTCGACCTCGCCCGGCGGGCCGTCCTCGAATTCATGCGGCGGTTCGGCACCGTCGTCCCCGCGTAGGCGGGGACCCATGGATTCCCGCCTTCGCGGGAATGACGGTCAGGCAACGGCCTGCGAGAACGCGGGATCGTTCGCCGCATCCTTCATCACGTTGGCGAGCGTCGTGTACGCGACGGTCCAAGCCTCGCGCAGCTCGGGCGTGAAGTCGGTGTCGAGCGCCTGCTCGAGCGTCCACAGGAACGCTTCGGCGACGGAATCGTAGTGCTCGTCCTTCACGCCATAGGCGGCATGGCGGCGGCCCAGGTCCCCGGCGGTGGCGGTGATCTCGCCCATGCGGCCGAGGCAGCCGACGGCGGTGCCGAGCATGCCCATCAGCTTGCGGCCCTGCTGGTCGAGGGGCTTGCGGAAATGCGGGCGAAGCGAGGGATCCAGCTCGAAGAGGCGCGCGTAGAAGAGCAGGGCGGCCATGTCGCGGATGGGGACGATCTTCTTCCAGCTGTCCTGCACGAGTGCGATCTGTTGGGGCGTCATTTTCTTGGTGGGTTCGGATGCAGCGGCAACATCGCCGCCACCCTTGGATACGCCCACCCCCGTGTTCCGGATTGCGGAATATTCGGCAGAAAGACTGCCTATTTCCCCAACGCCGCCAGCTCTTTGTCGATCTCGTCGTAGAGGTGCTGGAGGTCGAATGCCACGTCGAACGGCTTGCCGTTGATGAAGATCGTCGGCGTCGACCGGACGCCGCTCTTCCGGCCGTCGGCGGCCATCGCCTTGATCCGCGTGAGGCTCACGTGGCCGTCCATCGCGAGCGAGAAGGCGGCCAGGTCGAGCTTGATCTCCCGGGCCACGGCGTTGAGATCGCTGCGCGTGAGGTTGCGCTGGCGGCGGAAGAGCCGGTCGTGCATCGGCCAGAACTTCCCCTGGATGGCCGCGGCCTCGGAAGCCTCGGCGGCGAGTACGGCGTGGGGATGGACGTCTTCCTGCGGGAAGTGGCGGAACGCGAAGCGCACGCTGCCGGGGTAGCGCAGCAACATCAAATGAATCCCCGAGGAGGCTTCCGCGCAGTACGGGCACTCGAAGTCGCCGTACTCGACCACGGTGACCGCGGCGCTGGCCTCACCGATGACATGGTCGGAAGCGCCGACCGGTGTGCGTAGGACACGCTTCATTCCGGAAAGGATACCCGACCCCATTGACAACGGGGGACGCCAGGGATTTAATTATTAACAAATGTGCTAATTAATGAATGATGCAACTCGACCTCGTCTTCGACGCCCTCGCTTCCCGGCCGCGCCGGCAGATCCTCGCGTATCTCTCCGAAGTGGAGCTCTCCACCTCGGATCTCGCAGAACGTTTCGCGATGACGGCACCGGCCATTTCGCGGCACCTCTCCGTGCTCGAGAAGGCCGGGCTCGTGACCAGCGAGCGCCGCGGGCAGTTCGTGTTCTACAAGCTGAACGGCGACAACCTCGTGAACACCCTGACTGGCTATGCCTTCGAGGTGTGTCCGGTGGGGCGGCCCCTCAAGCAGGAAGCCCGAGCGCTCAAGAAGCGCACGGCCAAAGGCTGACGCGACCGTGCGGCACCACGTCTGGCGTGTCGATGGAACCGAGGCCGATGCCAGCGCCGGCCGTGTCGAGTGGTCTCCCGCCAAGTCGATCTGGAACACGTCGATGCTCGCCGCGGCGCTCGTCCTCGCACCCCTCACGGCGACCCCCGCTGCGATCCTCGTCTTTGCCGTACTGACCTACACCACCCTGTTGCTGGGGCACTCGGTCGGGATGCATCGCTATCTCATCCACCGAACCTTCGAGACGAATCCGTGGCTCGCGCGGCTGCTCATCTATCTCGGAGTGCTCGTGGGCATGGCGGGACCGTACGGCATCCTGCGCATCCACGACACGCGCGACTGGGCGCAAAGGCAGCTCGATTGCCACGATTTCTTTTCGCACAGACGCGGCTTGCTCGTCGATGCGCTCTGGCAACTTCATTGCCGCTTTGCGTTCGATCGGCCGCCGGCGTTCCGAATCGAGGCCGACCTTCTCGCCGACCCGTGGCTCAAAGCCATGGAAAGGACATGGATGCTTCATCAGGTCCCGCTCGCGATTGCCCTCTACCTGGCCGGAGGATGGGGCTGGGTCGCGTGGGGCGTCTTCGCGCGAGTCTCGGTGAGCGTCGCGGGCCATTGGATCGTGACGTACTACTGCCACAACCCCGGCCCCGGCCGCTGGTGGGTCGAGGGCGCGGGAGTGCAAGCGGCCAACCTGCCTGGGTGGGGTCTGCTCACGCTCGGCGAATGCTGGCACAACAACCACCACGCGTTTCCGGAATCCGCTCGCATGGGCCTGGAGCCCCACGAGCTGGATCCGGGCTATTGGGTCATCGAACGCCTCCAGCGCGCGGGCCTCGCATGGAACGTCGGTGCGCCGCGCGCCGAGATGCTGCAAGACGACATCCACCCCGTTGAGTACATCCATGGAACAGAGCGCATCTCGTCCGCGGCCTGAGGCGGCCCTCGCCTCGCTCGATCCTTATCGGGTCAATTCCCTCATTCTCGACGCGAACGTGGATCCCGTGGCGGGACGCGCGCGCTGGGATCCGGCACGATCGGCCTGGAACGGCGGAATGCTCCTCGCTGCGATAGCGCTCGGTCCGCTCTACTTCACGTGGGGCGCCTTTACCGCATTCGTGGTGCTGCTCGCGCTGACCATGTGCGCCGGACACTCGGTCGGTTTCCACCGCCGCTTGATCCATCGCACATTCAAGTGTCCCAAGTGGCTCGAACGCGCGATGGTGTGGTCGGGCACGCTGGTCGGCATGCAAGGTCCCCTCTGGGTGATCCAGTCGCACGACATTCGCGACTGGGCCCAGCGCCAGCCCGATTGCCATGACTTCCTGAAGCATGGACGCGGCCCCTGGATGGACGCGTGGTGGAACCTGCATTGCCGGCTGTACCTCGATCGTCCACCGGGTTTCGATCCCGGCCCCGGCATCGGTGACGATCCCTTCTATCGCTTCCTCCAGCGCACGTGGATGCTGCAGCAGATCCCCGTCGCGCTCGTGCTCTTCGCGATCGGCGGCGTTCCGTGGGTGATCTGGGGCGTGTGCGTCCGCGTGACGGTCGGAGTCACGATGCACTGGTTCGTGGGCTACCTGTGCCACACGCACGGCCCGCAGAGCTGGCTCGTCGACAAGGGGGCCGTACAGGCCCACGACGTCCCTTGGGCGGCGATTCCGTCGATGGGTGAAAGCTGGCACAACAACCATCACGCCTTTCCGGCATCGGCGCGCCACGGTCTCTATCCGGGGCAAGTCGATCTCGGCTATGAGTTCGTCCTCCTGCTCGAGCGATGCGGGCTCGCGTGGGATATCCAGACGCCGGACCGTTTGCCGGCGCGGCCCGGTATCACGCCGATCGCGGCGCACTCGGTGGAGAGGATCCATGGACGACAAACCCGCTAAGCGCCGTTGGCTGCGCTGGGGCGCGCCGCTCCTCGCGGGCGCGGTGGTAGGCATAGCGATGCGGTTCGTCTTCTCGGGCTACCCGGACAGCATGACCCATGCCATGACGGCCGGGTTCATCTACTTCGTCCCGGTCGTGGTTGGAGCCGTAGCGGTCTACGTCTCGGAAAGGCTGTCTCCAACGGCCTCGGGATGGCATTTCAACATCGGCGCGCTGGCGAACGTGTTCTTCGTCATCGGAACGTTGCTGATCCTGATCGAAGGATTCGTTTGCGCCATCATCATCGTTCCTCTCTTCGCGGTCATCGGCGGCCTGTCGGGCCTTGCGATGGGCGCCATCTGCCGGAGGGTGACGAAATCGAAAGAGACGCTCTACGCGATCGCCATGCTCCCGTTCCTTGCCACGCCCATGGAGTCCCAGGTGCCGCTCCCGGTGGAACTGGCGAACGTCGAGCGCACGATCGTCATTCACGCCTCACCCGAGCGAGTGTGGAATGAGCTGCTCAATGCGCGCGACATCCGGCCCGAGGAGGTCGAACGCGCCTGGATCTACCGGATTGGCGTGCCCGTTCCACAAAGTGGAGCGACAAGCGAAACGCCCGAGGGACGCGTGCGCCACGTCACGATGGGTAAGGACATTTCGTTCGACGAGGTCATCACGCATTCCGTGGAGAACCGCTACTTGCGATGGACGTACCGCTTCACGCCGGAATCCTTTCCGCCCTACGCGCTCGATGAGCATGTCGTGATCGGCGGCCACTACTTCGACGTCCGGGACACGTCCTATGTGCTGAGGCCCGTCGCGGGCGGCACGGAACTGACGGTGCGGATCGGGTATCGGGTGAGCACGCGGTTCAACTGGTACGCTGCGCCGGTGGCGCGGTTCCTGATGGAAGACCTTGGCGACTCGAACCTCGGCTACTACCGGGGGCGGGCGGAGCGTGCAACGTGACGACGAATCTCGTGTTCTCCTTCGACGAATCCGCGAAGCGCTATCGCGCCAGCCAGGATGCGCGGGAGGTCGCCTTCATCGAAGCGGACCGCATCGGCACCGATTCCCTGCTCATCAAGCACACCGAAGCGCACGAGGAAGGCCAGGGTTTCGCGGGGGCGCTGCTCCGTCACGTGCTGGAGGAAGCGCGCGCGTGCGGCCGCAAGGTCATCCCGATCTGCCCCTACGCGGCGGGATTCATGCGGAAGCATCCCGAATACCACGACGTCCTGCGGCCCGGCTACCCGCTCTAGTACACGTCGCGCAGGTAGCGGCCTTCCTTCGCCAGCCCCGCAAGCCACGCCTTGGCACCCGCCGCGTCGAGCCCACCCTGTGTGGTCGCTACGCTGACCAGCGCATGCTCGACATCAGCAGCCATGTGCTTCGCATCGCCGCACACATAGAAATACGCACCGTCCTTCAGCCACTGCCAGAGCTCCGCGGCCTGCTCGGCCATGCGGTGCTGGACGTAGATCTTCTGCGACTGGTCGCGCGAGAAGGCCGTCGAGAGGCGCGTGAGCAGCCCCTTGTCGCGCCAGGCTTCCATCTCGTCGCGATAGAGGAAATCCGTCGCCTCGTGCTGCGCGCCAAAGAAGAGCCAGTTGCGGCCGGTGGCCCCCGCGGCTTCGCGTTCCTGGAGGAAGGCGCGGAACGGCGCGATGCCGGTGCCGGGGCCGACCATCACGATCGGCGTGGCGGCATTCGTCGGCAAGCGGAAGCCGTGCGACTTCTGCAGGAAGACCGGCACCGGGCGGCCCGGCGAGAGGTGCTCGGCGAAGTAGCCAGAACCCAGGCCGAGGTAACCCCGGCCACCCTCGTCGTAGCGGACGACGCCCACGGTGAGATGGATCTCGCCCGGGTAGCGTTTCGCCGACGAGGCAATGGAGTAGAGCCGCGGCTGCATGCGCGAGAGCGACTGGATGAAGGCACCCACGGGCGGACGAGCCGAGCGGAATTTCACGAGCGTGTCGAAGACGTCGCGGATGCCGTAGCTCGGCGCTCGCTCGTCATCCTCGGCGAGAAGGGCGAGGCGCTGTGCTTCGAACTCCAGCTTGGCGTGGTCGGCCATCAGCGCGAAGAGCTCCGCCGTCGGCTCGCGCAGGCTCACGCGTGACGTGAGCGCTTCGCGCGCGGTCCACGTCGCGCCTTCGAGCATCACGGCCTTGTTGCCCTTGGTTTTGAGGATCGACAGGATCAGCTCGACCACCTGCGGGTCGTTGCCCGCCCAGATGCCGAGGGAGTCGCCGGGCTCGTGCTCGAGGCCCAGGCCGGCCGTCGCGACGCTCACCGCTCGCGTGTCGCGGTCTCCCTTCGTGAGCGGATAGCTCACGATCAACCGGGCACGGGCGGGGCGATCTCGGGAAGGTCCGGGGGGAAAGTCGGGCAAGACGGCGGTCGGGGCCTCGTGGGCCAACGCCGCCGTCCCGGCCGGTTCCTCCTCCAGTAACCGTTTCAGTGCCTTCGTCGTCTGCTTGCCGCCGGGGACGCACTTGCCGACGTCCTTCTCGGCCCCTTCGGCAATGGACTGCGCGTAGCTCTTGCACAGGTAGCCGCACTGCCCGCAATCGAGCTGGCCCATGGCGGACATCAGCTTCAGGCGGAGCGGCTTGCCCTTCGACAACTCCAGGCGCTGGGGCAACTCCAGGACCGGATCATGCCACGGAAGCTCGCCATCGTCTTCCGGGGCGGGGGCGCTCGTGGCGGCCGCTCCGTTGCCTGCCGCCATGCCGAGCATGCCGGCGAAGAAACCGTTCAGCCACGCACGCTGCTCGGGCGAAAAGGGGGCGGTGTCGGGCAGGACGGGAATCATGCGGCGGCGCTGATCTTGAGGTTGAACAGGTTGCGCAGCGCCTCGGCATCGTGGCGGTTCGCGAATGATTGGAACGTCTCGTCGGGCGTGAGGCGATTGGCGAGATACGCGGCGAGCATCCTGCGAATCGTTTCGGGCGCCTCGCCGGCGGGCACGTCGCGATAGACCTCGCGGGCGAGCGCCTGGTCCTCGCCACTGCCGCCGCCGACATACAGGTGATAACCCTCGATCGCCTCCTCGCCGCCGGTGTCCACCTTCGCGGCGAGCAGGCCGATGTCGCCGATGTAGTGCTGAGCGCACGAGTGGTGGCAGCCGGTGAGGTGGATGTTGACGGGCGTATCCATCGCGACGCGCGGCTCGAGGTAGTTCGCGATCGTCATCGCGTGGCCCTTGGTGTCCGAAGCCGAGAACTTGCAGCCGCGATTGCCGGTGCAGGCGACGAGCCCCGCGCGGATCGGCGTGGCCTGCCAGTCGAGACCCATGGACAGGATGTCGCGCTTCACCGCATCGATCGACTCGCGGGGAATGTTGGTGATCAGCAGGTTCTGCCAGACGGTGAGGCGGATCGATCCGTCGTAGCGCGCTGCGAGCGTGGCGATGGAACGCATTTGCGCGGAGGTGAGCTTGCCC includes the following:
- a CDS encoding alpha/beta hydrolase encodes the protein MTPEQIEREYNNRQAVPDHPKYFARWDRDSDYARKTLEGRLDLAYGPHARHRIDYFPARNERGLLVFIHGGYWRALHKDSHAWIAPPFVASGLGVANIGYRLCPEVRIADIIDDVVAATNWLFAQGIAKDRVVVSGHSAGGHLAAAIFASKKLAFDPKRVIGGVPISGVYDLTPLPHYSANADLRLDDAEARSVGMMDVERTIQAPLFVCAGGDETSEFQRQSRDFATAWAPQARDCHIPAGYNHFSILDAFTERGQRLHDATLELFE
- a CDS encoding PqiC family protein, which encodes MKRALTLLVAPLVLSGCFGGSAVKESYFNLSAAPGNAPSPATSSGPAIHVGVATVPEAVDRNAMVIRTGPNRVEIDDANRWVEPLKAAIPRVLAEDLRAELGTSRVTSGRFGPYAPDFAVTVDVQRFDSSLDAGATLEAMWTVTPTGANASAGARKSGRTAVTEPLPSRDAAGIAAAHSRALARMAAEIAATIRR
- a CDS encoding intermembrane transport protein PqiB, giving the protein MAEGTTNEPAIPSSESAIPRAVSKRGGPRTPQLVWIVPVLALLIGGWLAIEHFLNRGPDVTITFKSAEGIEPGKTRIRHKAVDIGIVKSVRLSEDGKSVVVSAEVDRQTASLFLVEDTKFWVVRPRIAGGQVSGLGTLLAGSYIGAEPGTSKSSKKEFVGLETPPVLVADQAGRIFTVRTDDLGSLDINSPIYFRGVVVGKVVSTEVPGHGEEVRVGIFVEAPYDKLVNDDTRFWNASGAELSLDSNGVRVQVQSLITVLLGGIAFETPTESVTRPEAAAKAEYWLFDNRTKAMAPRETVVEKFVVRFTKSVKGLQVGSPVDFRGITVGEVKRIDLDFESQQSRFLMLVEIDLYPERLRSRFRDPARAPLPNLTPQQRIGRFVDRGMRAQLKSSNLLTGALYVNLEFFPQAPKATVDFTKTPPEIPVMGGGPGELQDSVAAIAANLEKVPFDKIAADLRASMAALQTSLKNADAVMAKLSNEVAPELRMTLESARKTLGTAEQTLSSDSPIGGDLRGALDEVRRAADSVRQLTDYLERHPESLIRGKRTESK
- a CDS encoding paraquat-inducible protein A yields the protein MTALAADQGLWSCLTCEQLQRVEPGTARAFCSRCGAAIHERKPSSLTRSAAFLAAAAVLYIPANLVPVVTTGQLFVAQSDTIMSGVMHLWRTEAKLLAGILFIASIVVPAFKIATLALLIAMAKRGSLWQPRTRAMIYRATAYISRWSMVDIYVGAVLVALVQFKVFASVEPAPGAVAFCAVVVLTMLASMSFDPRLTWDPVEHRNG
- a CDS encoding paraquat-inducible protein A, which encodes MELQTRDLTACPECDALQRIPQLRRSAAAHCFRCGAELHRFQPASLDRTLALLTGAAVLFIGANAHDLIRLDSNGIETSANIFQTIAALRDHGMASLALITLFSALLLPAAELVVMLAMLLPLRLGTVPPWLAVTFRSAEWVRAWVMLDVYLLATIIATSRLSQLATAEVGNGLYALGGYVLLRAMAMQAYEPNEVWRRVAEIESARATDREPAEARP
- a CDS encoding allantoate amidohydrolase, which encodes MDVLHLAASLARHSDSADHYTRLYLTSAHRAAAKELQSWMVESGLRVRVDSVGNVIGRYDGATRDAKTLLLGSHFDSVRNGGKYDGVLGILVPMACVAELHRRGERLPCAIEVAAFADEEGARFATGFLSSRAMIGDFDRTWLDRRDADGVSMREAMRDAELDPEAAGSDPLNRKALAGYLELHIEQGPVLLDAGLALGVVTTISGGNRHSVVVIGEAGHAGTVPMQRRHDALTAASEMVLAIERRCGVTVEGSRLVGTVGILKVVDGSSNVIPGRIEFSLDIRAGDDATRIAAEDDIFAELEAIAKRRGVRVEMKRHSESTVIRCADRMQDLVAASIAAVGLEPLRLPSGAGHDAMMFARICDVGMMFVRCGAGGVSHNPAETVTAEDVDLARRAVLEFMRRFGTVVPA
- a CDS encoding globin family protein, translating into MTPQQIALVQDSWKKIVPIRDMAALLFYARLFELDPSLRPHFRKPLDQQGRKLMGMLGTAVGCLGRMGEITATAGDLGRRHAAYGVKDEHYDSVAEAFLWTLEQALDTDFTPELREAWTVAYTTLANVMKDAANDPAFSQAVA
- a CDS encoding DsbA family protein encodes the protein MKRVLRTPVGASDHVIGEASAAVTVVEYGDFECPYCAEASSGIHLMLLRYPGSVRFAFRHFPQEDVHPHAVLAAEASEAAAIQGKFWPMHDRLFRRQRNLTRSDLNAVAREIKLDLAAFSLAMDGHVSLTRIKAMAADGRKSGVRSTPTIFINGKPFDVAFDLQHLYDEIDKELAALGK
- a CDS encoding metalloregulator ArsR/SmtB family transcription factor, which gives rise to MMQLDLVFDALASRPRRQILAYLSEVELSTSDLAERFAMTAPAISRHLSVLEKAGLVTSERRGQFVFYKLNGDNLVNTLTGYAFEVCPVGRPLKQEARALKKRTAKG
- a CDS encoding acyl-CoA desaturase, whose protein sequence is MRHHVWRVDGTEADASAGRVEWSPAKSIWNTSMLAAALVLAPLTATPAAILVFAVLTYTTLLLGHSVGMHRYLIHRTFETNPWLARLLIYLGVLVGMAGPYGILRIHDTRDWAQRQLDCHDFFSHRRGLLVDALWQLHCRFAFDRPPAFRIEADLLADPWLKAMERTWMLHQVPLAIALYLAGGWGWVAWGVFARVSVSVAGHWIVTYYCHNPGPGRWWVEGAGVQAANLPGWGLLTLGECWHNNHHAFPESARMGLEPHELDPGYWVIERLQRAGLAWNVGAPRAEMLQDDIHPVEYIHGTERISSAA
- a CDS encoding acyl-CoA desaturase, which gives rise to MEQSASRPRPEAALASLDPYRVNSLILDANVDPVAGRARWDPARSAWNGGMLLAAIALGPLYFTWGAFTAFVVLLALTMCAGHSVGFHRRLIHRTFKCPKWLERAMVWSGTLVGMQGPLWVIQSHDIRDWAQRQPDCHDFLKHGRGPWMDAWWNLHCRLYLDRPPGFDPGPGIGDDPFYRFLQRTWMLQQIPVALVLFAIGGVPWVIWGVCVRVTVGVTMHWFVGYLCHTHGPQSWLVDKGAVQAHDVPWAAIPSMGESWHNNHHAFPASARHGLYPGQVDLGYEFVLLLERCGLAWDIQTPDRLPARPGITPIAAHSVERIHGRQTR